A single Streptomyces sp. 2114.4 DNA region contains:
- a CDS encoding MerR family transcriptional regulator, translating to MMESATGLTVDELAARAGVTVRTIRFYSTRGLLPPPEIGPRRVGRYGPDHLSRLALIEELQHQGLTLSAIERYLEQLPPDLSAQDLAIHRALVASWIPDKAEDATRAQLERRVGRALTEEDLDRLAAMSVLVRTDDPQVFRVDPGLLHLGARLLDVPIALETIIAARTVVIEHTRSAARELSRLFKDEVWEPYRDGGADEEELARMKSLSAHMQPMVVQALVTAFQRSMKQELRESFGKEGDQGPGGGRTSLE from the coding sequence ATGATGGAGTCAGCCACCGGCCTGACGGTCGACGAACTGGCCGCCCGCGCCGGCGTCACCGTCCGCACGATCCGCTTCTACAGCACCCGCGGCCTGCTGCCGCCGCCGGAGATCGGCCCGCGCCGGGTCGGCCGTTACGGTCCCGACCACCTCTCCCGGCTCGCGCTCATCGAGGAACTGCAGCACCAGGGGCTGACGCTCTCCGCCATCGAGCGCTATCTGGAGCAGCTGCCGCCGGACCTGAGCGCCCAGGATCTGGCCATCCACCGGGCGCTGGTGGCGAGTTGGATTCCGGACAAGGCGGAGGACGCCACCCGGGCCCAGCTGGAGCGGCGGGTCGGCCGGGCGCTGACCGAGGAGGATCTGGACCGGCTGGCGGCGATGAGTGTGCTCGTACGGACCGATGACCCGCAGGTCTTCCGGGTCGATCCGGGGCTGCTGCACCTGGGCGCCCGGCTGCTGGACGTCCCGATCGCGCTGGAGACCATCATCGCGGCGCGCACCGTCGTCATCGAGCACACCCGCTCGGCGGCCCGGGAGCTCAGCAGGCTCTTCAAGGACGAGGTGTGGGAGCCGTACCGGGACGGCGGGGCGGACGAGGAGGAGCTGGCCCGGATGAAGTCGCTCTCGGCCCATATGCAGCCGATGGTGGTGCAGGCCCTGGTCACCGCATTCCAGCGGTCGATGAAGCAGGAGCTGCGGGAGTCGTTCGGCAAGGAGGGCGACCAGGGCCCGGGAGGCGGCCGCACCTCGCTGGAGTGA